AACACTGTCCAGACTGAATGGAAATCTACCACGGTACTGACAAGCATGGAAAAAAGAGCTGACTTAGGCCTCTAAATCTTCATCCCCTCTCGCTGTGCTTGTGTGGGGAGGCAAGAGACGAGATAAAGGGCGTCTTGTTCTACCTCTGCCCTTCAGAGAcaaacacggacacacgcatagacacaaacacacaaaaacgcacacacacacacacacgcttgaacagtgcacacacacttgtgcgcatacacatgcacacatacacacactcactcagactcagacacacactcatacactttctcacacactttctcactcacacacactctcacacactcacacacacacacacacacacacacacacacacacacacacacacacacacacacacacaaccacacgcacAACAATTTGAGTGAAGGGACTTGGGCTGTGTCGTGAGTGAGTTGCTCATCAGTTCGTTATTTATGCCGAGGATTCAGTGCCATGCTGGACAGAGCCAAGgccgagagagaaggagagcaaacacttgtgtgtgtgtgtgtgtgtgtctggctcccGCCCAACCGTAAACAAGCCCTCTTTATCCTCCTCATCCAGAGTGACGCTGCCCTCATGGGCAGCCTCCAGCTCTCAATCATAACGCTTTTAAGGGAAAGGGGCCGTTAAGACTCACTGGCAGGGGCGCTTCCTCTTTTACACATTCACttgtggatgtactgtacattaagGTAGAATTACAGACACAGATTTTGATGTGCTTTTTCTTTCTGCAAATAGCAAGGCattgtttcttttctcttgAACTCGTTACAAAGGTACAGAAGCAACTGGCATGGTAATTGGAGTGGACCTCGGCCAAGATCTCAACAGAATGGCTTTTCTTCACTGGATTGCACCGGTCTGATTTTGATTATGTGATACAAGGGTGTCTTTTGAAACCGAAATCCATTGGAAGCTGCTCATTTGAAACAATCTCTTTGTGGTTCTTAGATTGGAcaaattgatttgaattgagTCACTGGCCCGGCAGAATAAATCATCAATCTTGTTTAGCACATGTCAGAGTAAGTTGGACAACATCCCCTTGCACTAGCATCTTTCAAGCatctgtgcatactgtatctaaAGTCAGtgtagaaaaagaaaatagCATACAATACTCATAGTACATAATTCTTAGTCATACTGTACTATAAAATACTCAAAAAAGTTGATCACAACTTGCACTGAAaagttgataaaaaaaagtaCACTCACCTCAAAATCATTACTGGATGTGGATGTGACCAGGCTGTTTTGCGACTGGCCCTCCATAGCCCCATCCTCGCGCTGGCCGATGAGATCCATGGGGCTGAGGGGGCTGAGGGAGCCCATGGGCCCTGCCTTGGGCTTCAGGGTCTTGGGCCTCTCCGGAGGCTCGGAGAGGGCCTCCACGCTCATGCCCTGGCCCAGGAGGATGAGCGAGAGGGCGCTGGAGCGCGCGGGGCCGTAGCGGAAGTTCCGCCGCTGGCTCGCTGGCCTGGGGCTCATGTGAGGTTTGGGGCTCATGGGCCGTATGGGGATGTCCGCGCTCTCATTAGTCCCCGGCGAGCGCGCGGACATGTGAAGGGCTAAGGTTCCGAGCGAGCCGGGGCTCAAGGGCGACGAGGGGCTGAAGTCGGCGTGAGGCGGCGCTTCCGAGTCGTCCGAGGACGGCGGGCCCGAGTCTGAGAAGCTGATGGACAGGCCGTTGGGAGGGGCCTTTCTCCGTCGCCCCTCGGACTTGCTGCCCTGGGGCGAGTCGTCCGAGACGACGACGTCCTGCTGGATGCCCCTCTTGGAGAGGGGGTCGGTGTAGCAGAGGGTGCGGGGGCTGCTGGGCGAGCCCGGCGTGCTGATCCTCTCCTGGGCCGAGCGCGTGGCGTAGTCGCTGTGGACCTGCCGCGTGCCGCCCTTGGGCTGCTCGCCGTCCGGCACCGACACGGTGCGACGCAGAAGCTCCGCTTCTTTGGCCCGCCGTAACCTCCGCCAGGACTGCTTGACCGCCCGCGGGTCCTCCCCCTCAGGCCGCCCGCCTGGACCGCCGTGCTCCTCGTTCTCCCTGTCCATCGCACGGGACTCGAACAGACTGGACAGGGACTTGTGTGCCTGGGCGAAGCGCAGTCGTAAGCTCAGGCTGTCGCTGCTCTTACTCCTCTTGTAGTGCACTACGTCCGAACCACCtggggtcagtctgccgtgccccGACTCGGGGCTACCTTCCTTGTCGGCTTCGTCCCCGCCCTGGCTGTAGAGCTGGCGGACGTGCCGCGTGCGAGGCGCCGTGGGGAAGAACCCGTGGTCCTCGTCATCCTCCCCGTCGTGCTGGGATGCGGAAAAGGCCTGCTGGACCGTCTGGTTGAGGATGTCGCCCTTGTCGAAGACGTCATCGTCGGAGTTATCGCGTTCTGGATCTCTCGGCTCCACGCTGTGCGCCCGGTAAAAGAGCAGGTCCACCCCGCCGTCCGAGGACTCCCTGGGCCCCTTCTTGCCATCCTTGGAGGTGCTCTTCCCCTTCCTGAAGGAGGGCATCTTTGCAAAGACAGAGAACTTGGAGCCCTTGCCCGAGTGGCTGCCCTTGCCCTTGCTCTTCGAGGGTTTCCGGGGGCTGGCACCCCCACCTGTGTGACCCGCACAAAGCTCGTCCGTCTCCTCGCTATTTGTGCTGGTGGTGTCCAGGTCCTGAGACGAGGCCGTGGGACTCCTCCTGCGTCTCTCCGAGCCCACGTCGTCTTCGGGCTGCAGGGTCGCGGCCCTTTCTCGCCCCGGGTCGGCGTCAGGGGCACAGGGGTCACAGTGCAGCGGCTCCGTCTCTGGACGAGAGAGCTCGGCGTTGGGTTCGTCCGAGGGACTCGGAGCTTGTAGGCACAAGGCGGGCATGTCGGAGGAGAAGACGATGGCGTCCCTCCCCTCTCGATCCTCCCCGGCTGGCTTcatccccacccctcctctcctttgtaGTTCACACTCGCTCAGCTCTTCATCCTCAGCCACCACAGAATTCTCCTGGGAGCGGTCCGTCTCCAGAATGGGCTCAAGGCTGGGGACCGAGAGCAGACCGAGCCCCGAATCTGGGTATGGGTGCCTCACTATCCGTACTGTAGTCTGGATGATATGTGGAGAGGTTACTGAACTGATTGTACAGTAATCCAACTCTGGACAATCGCTGCTACTACTGCGGTTCCTGGTGTTGGTGCTGTGATCGTCAGATATGGGCTTGGTTTCAAATGATtcactctcctgctcctctgcctTGTTATTTTCTAACAGTAAACGGCTAGTTAAAGGCTCAAGATCGTCTCCATTTTCCTGGTTTGTCTGGGGAAAGTCCTGGGTGGTGTTAGCAGTGCTGTCTAGCCTGCTACTGTCTTCAGAACTCTCTAGGGACCGTGAGGGATATATGTGATGAGAGAGATTCTCAGCGTCAAGATACCCTTGCTGTGGAAATTTCACCAGTGCATCCACATCAGCTAGGGTGAACTCGCAGCGCACCCCCTCAGTCTCATCTCCTATCCCAGAAAAAGCAGAGTCCTCACTGCTCCAGTAAGGCTCGAAATCAAGAGGGCACAATAGATCTTCCgagctcctctcttcttcctcttcttcctcctcagcaGGGCTGGTGGCCCCGTTGGGGATCTCCCAGGGCAAGTCTGTGGTTTGCGCTGTAGCCTGAGATTGGGAGGGCGTGTGCAGTTTATCACAGTCCTCAAAGCTGCTTTCAGTCCTGTCTACAGTGAAAAGCTCTAGGGAGAGGTTACAGCTAGCGGACTCCTCGCCACTGGGAGCCACCACGGgcttggtgttgttgttggagtCGGAGGAACACGAGGACTTCCCACAGCAGTTAGGCACCAGCTCGTCCAGCTGCGATTGGACCTGTTTGGAGAGCGTGGAGTGGGTGTCCAGTGTGATCTCTATGGTCCGGAGATCAGAGGCCAGAGTGGCGATGATGTCCGCCTGAAGAAGCTCCGTTTCCCGTGGGCCGCTGGGGTCATTTAGGATCCCGCACGCCTCTGTCCTATCACCTGCTTCAGTTTGTGTCAAAAATGGCTCCTCAATTACTTCAACAGAAATGTCGGTAGGTTTATGCTGCGCTGGTTCTGCGTACTGTCCTTCATGATGGGggagctcttgtgtgtgtgagttggattCTAGGGGTTGCTGTGTGCTGTCCACATCCTGTTCCTGTTTTAAGTAAACATGGCGgcctcttttctccttctcctcctcctcttcggcCTCCTTCTCTTTGCGCCCCCCCACTGATAACGCCTGCTCTCTTGCCTCCCCCTCGTTTTGGGCCTGGGTGGATTGCCTTACATCACAAATCCGTGAGGGAGCGTCCTTGCAGTCGCTGTGGGGGAGGGGTGAACATTCCTCAGGCTGTTTCACAGTGTTAGATTGTGTAATTAGGTCTGAATTGGACTCTGTGTCTAAGGTGACGAACTCATCAAGATGATGCTCAACAGCGCACTTAGGCAAGACACTCTGGTCACAGGTAGATGAAGGGTTGTTGGCTTCGACACAAATGATGTCCTCTTTGTGTGGACCCTCGAATATTACTTGGAGGGTAGCAACACCATCTTCATCATTCTCCAGCCGTGGCTCTTGTTCTGTTTGAGCCTGCTGCTGTTCTTGTTGGCTTGTTTTCAACACCGCCCCATCGGCCCCTGTCTTTACACTTGAAGGAGGGTCAGCAAGTGGGTGGGACTCCAATAGAGAGCACTCTGGGTCAGGGCGACGAGGAGTCGATGCGGGAGGAAGTCCAGCCTCCTCCGAACCTGCTGTACTTCTAACAGTCGGATCTGTCCCATGGAGAGGATCCTGTTCCACTGTAGTGCCGACACACACCTGGGATTGGACACTCAATACGCTTGTTTCGCGGCAGGgctttgtgtctctgtctggGGTAGGCTGCTGGTCTATATGTGTAACTCTCTGACTGGGAGTACATGTGCTTTGTGTTTCTGTAACAGGTGTGTCAGTGTTGCTATTCTCTTTGCTGTGATGGTCCGGAGAGATGCTGCAGTGTCTGTCAGTGCTAAGCGCACAGTCGGTCTCAAAAGACTGTGCTGTTTCAGGTCCTTGTGTTTTTGAACaggatgagtctgtgtgtgttgtctctgtgcaTTGTGAGTTTGTAGACAAGATCTCTGTATCTGGGCTACAGGCCTCTGAGTTGGGTGTGCTGATTGTGTCGCTGCTGTCACATGACTTTGTGTTGTGAGTCTCTAGACAGTTCGAGACATCACAGGCTGTGCTTAGTGTATTGGGGTTGTCTGTACATACTAGGCCTTCTGTGGGAGTGCCTGTGCTGCAGGTTGCTATGCTGTGCTGGTCCAAGTTAGCGTCGTCTACGCCGCTGGTCTCTGTGCTGCTGGTCTCTGTGGGTTCTCTGGCATCGCTGGGACGCCTCCTGGGCCGATGCGGCCTACGCTCCTTCGACTGGAGGCCGTTCTCCAGGCGCCATCCTTTGTATAGGTCCTCTGCGCCCAGGAGGGCTGAGAGGCAATCCTCGTTGTCCGAAAAGGTTTCGCTATGCCACGAGCGGGAGTCGTAGTACTCCTCGGTCGAACTCTCCGCCACGTGGTCACTCCACTCCGGGGGATCCGACTCGCCGAAAGCCCCCGCCTCCTCTAGTCCTCCGTCGTCAAGCGGAGAGTCCTCAAGGGAGTCCTGGGCCTGGtaaggagaagaggaaatggGTTTAGATAGCAATCGAAATGAAGGGAATTCACAAAATGAAAGCACAGAATAATCgttattggccaggtttcccagattcgttaagaagctcttaagtgctaagaacttcttaggagcgttctgcGCTCCTGAGAAGtttttagcacttaagagcttcttaacgaatctgggaaacccggccattattgTCATGAAGGACTCATGCAAGAATGGCTTCTGCTATTATGGGAatagtttgaaaaaaaaaaaagaatttaacCTGAGGCAAAAGGTTAAATCaaaacttttgttttgtttatttggggCCCCAAGACGATGTGGCTGTGCATACATAAGCAGAACCGCATGTTTGCTTGTAAACAGCGGATTCACGCTAATTAGAGCAGAGTTCCGGCACCTGGGAGGAACAAGACTCGGATTCTGAGAGCCGGCAACATAGAACACCTGACTGCACAGCTATCTCATCAGGAAGTTGAACACATGCCAAAAGAACTCTGTAGTTATTCCCACACTACAACACGCACTAGACACAATACAGGTATCACCGCTTTCAATCGAGGCTATTTAGTCTACTTAAGACAAGTTTCAAagtcataaacaacaacaaaaaacataacACTGAGTGCACTTGCGATCGTTTTGCAGACACATATCATGGTGTCGTCTAGGAGCAACTTAGTCGAAGAGCCAAAACATCGTCATTCAGGTCAGACTTACACTCCAGAGCCTGAGGATCGCAGCTGTGTCCATGGTTAAAGCACAGAGCCGAACGAATCCCCAGCTGAGCACGGCCCCCATGACTcccgacagctctctctctctctcacacacacattcagattcaagtctcacacacacatgctccataCGTCTTGTTCACTGTTCGTCCGCTTTGgtttccccctcctcttttctcatctcctcccttGTCTGTTCTCTTcacaccactccctctctccctctctctctctctctctctctgtcccttctttgtctgtgtgtttatcttaCATCGCCCATCCTCTTGGGCGCATCAGGACCCCGTGGAGGCAGTCTTAAATTACAGAGGCGTCCCTCTGCTGGGGAGCCCGGCGCTACCTGCAGGAACTCGCCTGCAATAATATCCGCACGCCCCCTTGGCCACACACAGGGAGCgagagacacagcacacacacagagaggagagagagagagagagagagaaagagagtgggagggagagagagagcgagagagagagaaagagagtgggagggagagagagagagagagagagagaaagagagagagagagaaagagtgggagggagagggagagcgagagagagagaaagggagagagggagagagagggagagagggagatgtgagaTTAAGGTAATCAGGGGGGAAAGGGAGTCTGTTTCATCTCGCACAGACCATTTGGCCCCACGTTAAAACTAGGTGGCAGGCAGTCCCCTCTTAATCAACCCCAATCAAGGCTCTGCAGTTACTCACACAAATAAAAGGAGACACCTTGAGTTCCACACCCAAGAATAGCACGACGCCAGCAGTTAATCAGCAGAAGAGATCCACCTACAGGTATTGCTTAAAGAGCTCACCTGCTGCAACATATGCTTGCTGAGTATGATCTATGATAATAACTGGgaactattttcaaatgctttAAGTGCCACACCAAAGAAtaatacagcagcagcagaagttaATCCGCAGAAGAGATCCACCTATTATTCAAAGAGCCCACCTGCTCCAACATACGCTGAGTATGATCTACAATAATAACTAACTGGGGACTACTTTCAAATACCTCCATCTGGAATAGATGCACAATGTCTGAAGTGACAGCAGAGCCTTCATGAGAACGCAAGTGGCTCCATATCTGAGGAGCATTTGACTATGACCAGTACACAGGAAGCAGTCTGGAGGGGATCGCCGAAGTGGAAAACTGCTAAGTGGCGAGTGCTTCCTCTGGGGTATGGAGTTATCATCCTATAGGAAGTATGCAGGCCCGGTCTGCGTGCCGCATAATGACCGCTGTGGAAACGAGTGAGAGTTCATGACCTGCTGTCTaccagtggagaatgacagggacgtcctctctcctttcctgcgTTGACATTCATAATCATCTACTTCTGGACCTGTAGCCTCAAGTGACCTGAGCGTTTAAAGATCTCTTAAAACAGCACTTTGGTcgactgttgctgttttttaaagtgctaaACTGTACAAacaaattgacattgacattaaaaCAAGTAAATATGAACATGTGACTAGTGATGAGGAACAGACAGGATAATTACAGTAGTATCAATCTGACTACAGTAACTGCATCTAACTTTAGCAAGTACAGTAAGAGCATAGGACTCAAGAGACGCCATCAAGTTATTCTTAAACATGATATACACAGGCTCGTTGTGAGTAACCTAACTCCTGTCTTCACGTTATTAATAACCATACCCACGCTAATCTCTCCGTCAAAGGCTTTAGCTGACCGTGCACTCACAGGTAGTAAACACTCCGTGATTGACAGGAGATTGGCGTTTCTCTTAATGGAAACCAGTCAGTAAGGAGGGGCTTCCCTTAATCCCTGCCTTTTCATTGGTGGTCGCTTCAGTGGTCATCCTGTGACTGATCGACCCACAGCAGGCCCAATACTGGCCTTTATGGGCTTAAGGGCTCCTGCAGACAGGCTCTCGGACTTCGCCTGGCTGTGAGAGACAGATCGCCGAATGAGACGAGACGGCGGCTGGCCGCTGGCTGCCCTCTCTCACGTGCTGTGTGTTAGCGACCGTAGAGCCATGCACTATTTCTGTTTCGGTCCAGCCTCACAGGCCCAATCACTGCAGCTGTCCACTCTCTTAATTGGGTCAAATAATTCCGTCATTGCTCAGTGATTACATCAACCTGATATTTAAAGAGACTCTACGCAGAAGTACAATTCCACCACTACTATGGTGGGAGTAAAATATGTCAAAAATGGATAATGATGAGTAAAAAACTTCATGGTCTCCCCTGAATTAAAACATTAaaactttctttttctgtcaaaaaataaaagcacaaaatatgaccagagaggagagacagtaaACTAGGGTTTGTACCATGGAAACTTTTGCAACTCTTATGTGTTCAATCTTACTAGATAGACTGCGCTTGACAGTGCAAATCAATTTTGATGAAAGTATGAATGATAGCCTGCCAATAAAGTGAGCATAACAACATATTTCATACTGCAAGGGCATTTCCTCTGCTCAGGTCAGGTGCATGGACTATGATCAGATCAGATCCAGTCATGCAGACAGGATAATGTATGGCTCTTACGTAATAGATGCTACGCTATGAAAAGCAGCTCCTTTGCAAGTAATGACCACATCTGATCTTGAGTTTAAGACAACAACTGAGGGTTTGTTGTTCATAATCACGGTCAATAACATtgagcagagggggggggggggggggggtctgggatTGTAGGGAGGAGTTCCACCTCCtgttgtacagtaggcctacatgtgggGGAGTCTGCCACCCCTGCCTGTGGTAACTTCCCATGCCCAGAATGGTTGCAGGTCAGCAGGGGTAATCCCATCAGAGCTGCCGCAGCTACCGTGGGCCTCCGTCACAGACCTCCCGTAGTTCACAGGAGCCCATGCACATATGATATGGCTCTGGGAATTACAGGAGATTTCGCTGAAACTGAACAGCCACAATAAAAGCTATATACATACGAAGCTATAAGGCAGCTGTACAGCAGCCTTAACTAGGATTACCATCATTTACTCGGCTGTATTAAAGGGTAATACAGTAAGTCGCATGGCTTACTCATAAGAAAGACCAGTCAAAAGTCAAAGGTGACTGTGGAGGTCAAATAACCAAGTCCACCTTGCCTACAGTAGCATGATGGATGTAGAATTGCTGTGCTGAGTGATTTCCCAACTGTATAAgattgcagagagaggcgcgctcaaactccaagatatctccttcttcgggtgcgagttaaatatcgtattgcaatgtgcaaaagaaccgcactcactagttTGTTATCttttcattctttattgtagcaccatgcctaacTGTATAAAACACAGCTCAAGATTCACAAAATCAAACATCATGTCTATACCTTTCATCGTTATCTGAGGTGAATACTTCAGCTAATGAACAAGCTGTTCAATTCTGACAGGATTTCACAGATTAATACAGAACACAAGCAGATGTTCTGTTTTGGAAGAGAGTGCCTGTGTTTCTTTCCAGCACGGAACAGAGCAGAGCTGGAATTCTGGCTGGGAATGACAGGAGGTGTGGGTGGGAATATTCCATTCATCCATCAGTGGATCATTATGTAAACCAGCTGCTGGGTTATCTCACTTCAAACTGATAAGGCAGAGTGGAGGTGAtctagcatgcacacacagagcgagcACAGGCGACAACCTGTCTGATATTATCCGTCATACGCTGTACCACATGACTAAATATTCCAATATATCAGCTAATAGAGGAAGTCATTAACTGCAACACAATTAGGAGTATGACAGccaggcagaacacacacacacacacacacacacacacacacacacacacacacacacacacacaacccacgtGTATTCTCTCCCTGTTCTAGAAGTCTCCCTGCATTAACGTGTCTGCTGAATCAACAAACTGACTTGAGGAAAGTTTCTTGGCAACTCTCAGCTGCGGCATCGAAAACAACTCCACTGAAAAAGTTCTCTTGCAATACATAATCATGGTCTACACAAGGCCCTGAGCTTTAAAGCGTTAACGCCCCGTGTGATCTGAAGCAACAGGACCACAGCCTAAACAATGTCACTGAAACCAAAATGCTAATAAGCCCTGTGGTCTGAGCGAGTCTATTCATTCTCCACCAACACTCGATCAGCAGCACTGTAGTCCGAATAAAGCCAGTTGTTGTTTTCACTATTAATCTCGGCAAAGGTTCAGtgatctgatctctctctccgccttgCTTCACACAGCACTGGGGGTAGGGCGGTGAGTTGCACCTCTCCCcatatgctctgtgtgtgtgtgtgtgtgtatgtgtgtgtatgtgtgtgtgtgtgtgtgcgtgtatgtgtgtgtgtgtgtgtgtgtgtgtgtgtgtgtgtgtgtgactgtgtgtgtgtgtgtgtgtgtgtgtgtgtgtgtgtatgtgtgtgtctctctgtgtttgagCATAAAGGAGAGTAGGGTTGCGATGTAAGATAGCATCTCTGCGCCGTGGCACATTTGTCTATCTCAGCATTTCTCCCTGCGTGAGCGCCGCCCAGCAAAGCACACTACACGGGCCCCAACCTCCACGAGACTCTTGCGCAACCGACCCCACCGAGGCCACTTTGTGTTGCCGCGCCAAAAAAACTACCGGGGGAACAAACGAACGCGGACGAAAACACTTATTATCCTCACGTTGCCTCACGATATAAAAGCCGCTCGGGCAGCCCAGGAGCCTCCCTTCATCCGGGGGCGAGACCGGATGGTGCGGTAGCGGCCGCCTCCTGGTCGAGACCCCAGAGGTGAAAGAGGACAATAGTGTAAGGGGAtagcccacccccccaccccccctcctcagtCTGCAGCCCCTGCAGAAAACTCACTGTGCTCACTGCACCATGCGGACCACGTGTGCAGAAAATCCTGAATGGAGGAGTAGTTTATTCTCCGGTCAGCGATGTGATGTCTAAACAGGCACGGTCAATGAGTCAGTGATGTCCGAAAAATACAGTATGACACAAAGAAAGGCTAAGCTACATCCGTGTTtcgtctttgtgttttttttttttcccaattcCAGGATCTCCATGGCGCTATGGAATCAGGATGTGGAGAACTGAGGCAGATATAGCGTGAGAGTCTAGTAGCTTCCCATAGAAACTTGCACAACCCACGAGGAACTGTAAGATGATATGGCCCCGACCAGGGACACCTGAGAAGGCCAGGCATCTCTGAGCTAAAACAGAGGGTATAAAAGACTCGGGCACACTCACTCAGGAAGAAAGACCATAGCCAAAATTACACAGCATACACAGAAGCACAAAACAAaagacacactcaaatacacacacacacacacaagcaaccacAGAATGCGCTATCTCCAACATCTCCATACGCCATGCAATCTATTCATAACAACAAAATTGCGCGGTTATCTGACATGCCAGTGGTCGAAGAGTAATTTCGAGCACATATAAAAGACCCAGGCTAAATAGCTCTATGAAAGCTTTTCTGTAGCATTTGTCCGAGTAATTGAGACATGTGGCCATGAGAAGCTCACTGGAAAAGCTGCCGCTCTAAAATAAGCTGGATGAGGTAAGGCAGGAGGCAGCCATGGAAACGGCAACGCATTCATTCAGACGTGCTTTGATGTAGGAGTGGGGTTGCCATGGGTTACGGCACTCAGGTGTGAAA
This is a stretch of genomic DNA from Sardina pilchardus chromosome 19, fSarPil1.1, whole genome shotgun sequence. It encodes these proteins:
- the arhgef4 gene encoding uncharacterized protein arhgef4 isoform X1, which gives rise to MEHVCVRLESECVCERERELSGVMGAVLSWGFVRLCALTMDTAAILRLWSAQDSLEDSPLDDGGLEEAGAFGESDPPEWSDHVAESSTEEYYDSRSWHSETFSDNEDCLSALLGAEDLYKGWRLENGLQSKERRPHRPRRRPSDAREPTETSSTETSGVDDANLDQHSIATCSTGTPTEGLVCTDNPNTLSTACDVSNCLETHNTKSCDSSDTISTPNSEACSPDTEILSTNSQCTETTHTDSSCSKTQGPETAQSFETDCALSTDRHCSISPDHHSKENSNTDTPVTETQSTCTPSQRVTHIDQQPTPDRDTKPCRETSVLSVQSQVCVGTTVEQDPLHGTDPTVRSTAGSEEAGLPPASTPRRPDPECSLLESHPLADPPSSVKTGADGAVLKTSQQEQQQAQTEQEPRLENDEDGVATLQVIFEGPHKEDIICVEANNPSSTCDQSVLPKCAVEHHLDEFVTLDTESNSDLITQSNTVKQPEECSPLPHSDCKDAPSRICDVRQSTQAQNEGEAREQALSVGGRKEKEAEEEEEKEKRGRHVYLKQEQDVDSTQQPLESNSHTQELPHHEGQYAEPAQHKPTDISVEVIEEPFLTQTEAGDRTEACGILNDPSGPRETELLQADIIATLASDLRTIEITLDTHSTLSKQVQSQLDELVPNCCGKSSCSSDSNNNTKPVVAPSGEESASCNLSLELFTVDRTESSFEDCDKLHTPSQSQATAQTTDLPWEIPNGATSPAEEEEEEEERSSEDLLCPLDFEPYWSSEDSAFSGIGDETEGVRCEFTLADVDALVKFPQQGYLDAENLSHHIYPSRSLESSEDSSRLDSTANTTQDFPQTNQENGDDLEPLTSRLLLENNKAEEQESESFETKPISDDHSTNTRNRSSSSDCPELDYCTISSVTSPHIIQTTVRIVRHPYPDSGLGLLSVPSLEPILETDRSQENSVVAEDEELSECELQRRGGVGMKPAGEDREGRDAIVFSSDMPALCLQAPSPSDEPNAELSRPETEPLHCDPCAPDADPGRERAATLQPEDDVGSERRRRSPTASSQDLDTTSTNSEETDELCAGHTGGGASPRKPSKSKGKGSHSGKGSKFSVFAKMPSFRKGKSTSKDGKKGPRESSDGGVDLLFYRAHSVEPRDPERDNSDDDVFDKGDILNQTVQQAFSASQHDGEDDEDHGFFPTAPRTRHVRQLYSQGGDEADKEGSPESGHGRLTPGGSDVVHYKRSKSSDSLSLRLRFAQAHKSLSSLFESRAMDRENEEHGGPGGRPEGEDPRAVKQSWRRLRRAKEAELLRRTVSVPDGEQPKGGTRQVHSDYATRSAQERISTPGSPSSPRTLCYTDPLSKRGIQQDVVVSDDSPQGSKSEGRRRKAPPNGLSISFSDSGPPSSDDSEAPPHADFSPSSPLSPGSLGTLALHMSARSPGTNESADIPIRPMSPKPHMSPRPASQRRNFRYGPARSSALSLILLGQGMSVEALSEPPERPKTLKPKAGPMGSLSPLSPMDLIGQREDGAMEGQSQNSLVTSTSSNDFEASQDGSRPATSTPAKKLMEMVDTPRQVARTPPSGPTRSVSDMGAGSGQERGQKRGQVFRRRRCCSDDLWIEEEKNRKRKLARAVRELHARIPEEMEKARARLSLSAMEPFSGMPLRSHCFSHSTPIGLDCLGWRRRLSYPTVILPDGATEKAAFGDEAGSEEDLFEDYRSSGHRFGHSGGGGEQLAINELISDGSVVYAEALWDHVTMDDQELGFNAGDVIEVVDATNKEWWWGRILDSEGWFPASFVRLRVNQDEPMEEYLAQLEEAREEDCRGVGLLLGPGLPCKEQMRTNVINEIMSTERDYIKHLKDICEGYIKQCRKRTDMFSEDQLRTIFGNIEEIYRFQKKFLKGLEKKFNKEEPHLSEIGSCFLEHQTDFQIYSEYCNNHPNACLQLSKLMKVNKFVFFFEACRLLQKMIDISLDGFLLTPVQKICKYPLQLAELLKYTNPQHRDYADVEAALNAMKNVARLINERKRRLENVDKIAQWQSSIEDWEGEDVLTRSSDLIFSGELTKISQPQGKSQQRMFFLFDHQMVYCKKDLLRRDMLYYKGRMDMDQMEVLDVEDGKDKDFNVSVKNALKLRSPSGDEVHLLCAKKPEQKQRWLRALADERTQVQHDRETGFSITEVQKKQAMLNASKSHPSGKPKAVTRPYYDFLLRQKHPSLPSAVPQQQVFMLAEPKRKTSNFWHNIGRLTPFKK